The following are encoded in a window of Corynebacterium marinum DSM 44953 genomic DNA:
- a CDS encoding winged helix DNA-binding domain-containing protein → MTSLRELRARRLIAQGLSSPARGAAEAARWMLALQGQTYPAGIRALSLRGPRDDAAVLAAVDAHEIVRAWPQRGTLHFLAAEDVRWLMRLCNPRVARAQARRRPRLGLDERQVEVAREALHAELLLRELHEPLTRPQAYEVFAAAGVDPGDGRGPHLLRAFGGEGEVVQGPKAGAVETFVHVAQLPVTQRELEGDEALAELGTRYLHSHGPASVKDLVWWAGLTVAQARKAVALARDVVPLTVDGEEYWMGQWQEGVGKQELDAALAATHELPAFDEILLGYGDKSLVLPERLRPEVLTKNGLSWPFIMSDGVVTGRAEP, encoded by the coding sequence ATGACCTCACTGCGGGAGCTACGGGCCCGGCGGCTCATCGCGCAGGGGCTCTCATCCCCCGCACGCGGCGCCGCGGAGGCGGCCCGCTGGATGCTCGCGCTGCAGGGGCAAACGTACCCGGCGGGTATCCGGGCGTTGTCCCTGCGTGGTCCGCGTGACGACGCCGCCGTGCTCGCCGCCGTCGACGCCCACGAGATCGTGCGCGCCTGGCCGCAGCGCGGCACGCTGCATTTCCTCGCGGCGGAGGACGTCCGGTGGCTCATGCGGTTGTGCAACCCGCGGGTGGCCCGGGCGCAGGCGCGGCGCCGCCCCCGGCTGGGGCTGGATGAGCGGCAGGTCGAGGTGGCCCGGGAGGCGTTGCACGCCGAGTTGCTGCTCCGTGAGCTGCATGAACCCCTGACCCGGCCGCAGGCCTACGAGGTGTTCGCCGCGGCGGGGGTCGACCCGGGCGACGGTCGGGGTCCGCATCTGCTGCGCGCCTTCGGCGGTGAGGGCGAGGTGGTGCAGGGGCCGAAAGCGGGCGCCGTGGAGACGTTCGTCCACGTGGCGCAGCTGCCCGTGACGCAGCGTGAGCTCGAGGGGGATGAGGCGCTGGCGGAGCTGGGTACCCGGTACCTGCACTCCCACGGGCCGGCCTCGGTGAAGGACCTCGTGTGGTGGGCGGGCCTGACCGTCGCGCAGGCGAGGAAGGCGGTGGCTCTGGCGCGCGACGTGGTGCCCCTGACCGTCGACGGGGAGGAGTACTGGATGGGGCAGTGGCAGGAGGGTGTCGGGAAGCAGGAGCTGGACGCGGCGTTGGCGGCGACGCACGAGCTGCCCGCCTTCGACGAGATCCTGCTGGGCTACGGCGACAAGTCGCTCGTCCTGCCTGAGCGACTGCGTCCGGAGGTGCTGACGAAGAACGGCCTGAGCTGGCCGTTCATCATGTCGGACGGGGTGGTCACGGGGCGGGCGGAGCCGTGA
- a CDS encoding ABC transporter ATP-binding protein, whose translation MTPLTLENITLTYPDGDTSVTALDDVSFTARAGEMTAVVGESGSGKSSLLSVAAGLLTPTSGRVRAEGGTGLVFQQPNLLGALTVRDQLLVTDHIRGLRGRALRRRAGHADQLLARVGLAGFGHRRMGQLSGGQRQRVNIARALMGSPAVLLADEPTSALDTVLAREIVGLLAGVTRDAGAATVMVTHDRSLLDSFDRVVEMRDGRITEAQPARR comes from the coding sequence ATGACGCCGCTGACCCTGGAGAACATCACGCTCACCTACCCGGACGGCGACACATCAGTCACCGCCCTGGACGACGTCTCCTTCACCGCCCGGGCGGGGGAGATGACCGCCGTCGTCGGGGAATCGGGCTCGGGCAAGTCCTCGCTGCTCTCCGTGGCGGCCGGCCTGCTCACGCCCACCTCCGGCCGCGTGCGGGCCGAAGGCGGAACCGGCCTGGTCTTCCAGCAGCCCAACCTGCTCGGCGCCCTCACCGTGCGCGATCAGCTGCTGGTCACCGATCACATCCGCGGGCTGCGTGGCCGGGCCCTGCGCCGGAGGGCGGGGCACGCCGATCAGCTGCTGGCCCGCGTCGGGCTGGCCGGTTTCGGCCACCGCCGGATGGGGCAGCTCTCCGGCGGCCAGCGCCAGCGCGTCAACATCGCCCGCGCCCTCATGGGCTCGCCGGCGGTCCTGCTGGCCGATGAGCCGACGTCGGCGCTCGACACGGTTCTGGCGCGGGAGATCGTGGGGCTGCTGGCCGGCGTCACCCGGGACGCCGGCGCCGCGACTGTCATGGTCACCCACGACCGTTCGTTGCTCGACTCCTTCGACCGGGTGGTGGAGATGCGTGACGGGCGGATCACGGAAGCGCAGCCCGCCCGGCGATAA
- a CDS encoding ABC transporter permease: MFLGIREITHARGRFTLIGAVVGLLTLLLVMLTGLTGGLGAQNTSALSALDPDRYVFASQEPSFTESTVSPADVDAWEGVDGVDAVTPVGFTQTRLEAGKTSAVAVVGLPAGHRIPGGATVPAGGVVLSESLADTPGDAVLLGGREVPVAGTAADEYHSHSPVVWVDTQTWRAVSHAPDDVSGTVLAVDGGLDGAGWEAASAATGMRAETVSGAFTGLASHQSEQGSLRAMQGFLYVISALVTVSFLTVWTIQRTRDLAILRALGASPRYLGADALGQAALVLAAGVSAGALAGWALGTAAGQAVPFLLSTATVLYPALGIWALGLVGALLATRRVAGIDPLDALGGNA; the protein is encoded by the coding sequence ATGTTCCTCGGAATCCGGGAGATCACCCACGCCCGGGGCAGATTCACGCTCATCGGCGCGGTCGTCGGCCTGCTCACCCTGCTGCTGGTGATGCTCACCGGCCTGACGGGCGGACTCGGGGCGCAGAACACGTCCGCCCTCAGCGCACTCGATCCCGACCGTTACGTCTTCGCCTCGCAGGAACCCTCCTTCACCGAATCCACGGTCTCCCCCGCCGACGTGGACGCCTGGGAGGGCGTTGACGGCGTCGACGCCGTCACCCCGGTCGGTTTCACGCAGACCCGGCTGGAGGCCGGGAAGACCTCGGCGGTCGCCGTCGTCGGCTTGCCCGCCGGCCACCGGATCCCCGGCGGCGCCACGGTCCCCGCGGGCGGCGTGGTGCTGTCCGAGTCGTTGGCGGACACCCCCGGCGACGCCGTCCTCCTCGGCGGCCGGGAGGTTCCCGTCGCGGGGACGGCCGCCGACGAGTACCACTCCCACTCCCCCGTCGTCTGGGTGGACACGCAGACCTGGCGGGCGGTGTCGCACGCGCCGGACGACGTCTCGGGCACGGTGCTGGCCGTCGACGGCGGGTTGGACGGGGCGGGGTGGGAGGCGGCGTCGGCAGCCACCGGGATGCGTGCGGAGACCGTCTCCGGCGCCTTCACCGGGTTGGCCTCCCACCAGTCGGAGCAGGGTTCGCTCCGGGCGATGCAGGGCTTCCTGTACGTGATATCCGCCCTGGTCACGGTCTCCTTCCTCACCGTCTGGACGATCCAGCGCACCCGCGACCTGGCCATCCTGCGGGCGCTCGGCGCCTCGCCCCGGTACCTGGGCGCCGACGCCCTGGGCCAGGCGGCGCTCGTCCTCGCCGCGGGCGTCTCCGCCGGAGCGCTGGCCGGCTGGGCACTGGGGACCGCGGCCGGGCAGGCCGTGCCCTTCCTGCTCAGCACCGCGACGGTGCTCTACCCGGCCCTGGGAATCTGGGCGCTCGGCCTCGTCGGCGCCCTGCTGGCCACCCGCCGGGTGGCCGGGATCGACCCGCTCGACGCACTCGGAGGAAACGCATGA
- a CDS encoding sensor histidine kinase has translation MSHLSRPRTLDPLTRILVYLRAGLHLTFALLLLLGLFRYAAADPARLGDSPALPLVAALAGTYLVGTVRSPARFAPAWLAVVVVLWCGLVAVSAHFVWVLFPLALLALQVLPRWAGLTSVAVLWAIAAFVPLLLHPEGWSTGSALGPAIGTVVAVAIFFVYRTLHSEAARHRRVAQQLRATRAELAATEHEAGRMEERERLSREIHDTVAQGLSSILLVSRAAQASLSRGDAATAGEQLGTIGEVAAENLAEARRFVRDLASPALGESVPDALRGVIDRVRARQGALGEPVEISLQLAGDTGRALPEPVARVIVRAAQEALTNVVRHARAGMAVVTFAVWEDTVTLDVVDDGEGFDGEYGYGLRGLEARVAAVHGDLDVLTGDGTTVVVSIPLTSAKELP, from the coding sequence GTGAGCCATCTCAGCCGCCCCCGCACCCTGGACCCGTTGACGCGCATCCTCGTCTACCTGCGTGCCGGGCTGCACCTGACCTTCGCCCTCCTCCTGCTGCTGGGCCTGTTCCGCTACGCGGCGGCCGACCCGGCGCGCCTGGGCGATTCCCCGGCTCTTCCCCTGGTCGCGGCCCTGGCCGGGACCTACCTGGTGGGCACGGTCCGGTCCCCGGCCAGGTTCGCGCCGGCGTGGCTGGCGGTGGTCGTCGTGCTGTGGTGCGGGCTGGTGGCGGTGTCGGCGCACTTCGTGTGGGTGCTCTTCCCGCTCGCCCTGCTCGCCCTGCAGGTCCTGCCCCGGTGGGCCGGCCTGACGTCGGTGGCGGTGCTGTGGGCGATCGCGGCTTTCGTCCCCCTCCTCCTGCACCCCGAGGGCTGGAGCACGGGGTCGGCGCTGGGCCCGGCGATCGGCACGGTGGTCGCGGTGGCGATCTTCTTCGTCTACCGCACGCTGCATTCCGAGGCCGCCCGACACCGCCGGGTCGCCCAGCAGCTGCGGGCCACCCGCGCGGAACTGGCGGCCACCGAACACGAGGCCGGCCGGATGGAGGAGCGTGAACGCCTGTCCCGGGAGATCCACGACACCGTGGCGCAGGGCCTCAGCTCAATTCTGCTGGTCTCCCGGGCGGCGCAGGCCAGCCTGTCCCGGGGCGACGCGGCCACGGCCGGCGAGCAGCTGGGCACCATCGGTGAGGTCGCGGCGGAGAACCTGGCGGAGGCCCGCCGTTTCGTCCGCGACCTCGCGTCGCCCGCGCTGGGGGAGTCGGTCCCCGACGCGTTGCGCGGCGTGATCGACCGCGTGCGCGCCCGGCAGGGGGCGCTCGGCGAGCCGGTGGAGATCTCCCTGCAGCTGGCGGGGGACACCGGCCGCGCGCTGCCTGAGCCGGTGGCCCGGGTGATCGTGCGGGCGGCCCAGGAGGCGTTGACGAACGTGGTCCGGCACGCCCGCGCCGGGATGGCGGTGGTGACCTTCGCGGTGTGGGAGGACACGGTCACCCTGGACGTGGTCGACGACGGCGAGGGCTTTGACGGAGAATACGGGTACGGGCTGCGCGGCCTGGAGGCACGCGTGGCCGCCGTCCACGGGGATCTGGACGTCCTCACCGGGGACGGCACCACTGTGGTCGTCTCGATACCCCTGACCTCCGCGAAGGAACTGCCGTGA
- a CDS encoding response regulator: protein MIRVMLIDDHPVVRAGLRAILNGFEDVDVVAEGADGADALEATRAEVDVIVCDIQMPGMDGITATRRLRAADGPPVLVLTTYDTQADIVAAVEAGALGYLLKDAPEQALHDAVVATAAGRRTLSPEVAASLAERVSRPAEALSPREIEILRALATGAGNRELAKRLFISEATVKTHLVHIYQKLGVENRTAAITAARERRLI from the coding sequence GTGATCCGTGTCATGCTCATCGACGACCACCCCGTCGTCCGCGCCGGCCTGCGCGCCATCCTCAACGGCTTCGAGGACGTCGACGTCGTCGCCGAAGGCGCTGACGGCGCCGACGCCCTCGAGGCGACCAGGGCGGAGGTGGACGTCATCGTCTGCGACATCCAGATGCCCGGCATGGACGGCATCACCGCCACCCGCCGCCTCCGCGCGGCCGACGGTCCCCCCGTGCTCGTCCTCACCACCTACGACACGCAGGCGGACATCGTCGCCGCAGTCGAGGCCGGCGCGCTCGGCTACCTGCTCAAGGACGCCCCCGAGCAGGCGCTTCACGACGCCGTCGTGGCCACCGCCGCCGGCCGCCGCACCCTCTCCCCGGAGGTCGCCGCGAGCCTGGCGGAACGGGTGAGCAGGCCCGCCGAGGCGCTCTCCCCCCGGGAGATCGAGATCCTGCGGGCCCTGGCGACCGGCGCAGGCAACCGGGAGCTGGCGAAGCGGCTGTTCATCTCCGAGGCCACGGTGAAGACGCACCTGGTGCACATCTACCAGAAACTCGGTGTGGAGAACCGCACCGCGGCCATCACCGCGGCCCGGGAGAGACGCCTGATCTAG
- a CDS encoding VanZ family protein codes for MLWATCAGAVLSLGIEVAQFVFARGYTDVDDLLLNTLGATLGGWAAVRLRPELRRYALGVFCAGSIVVLVMMAAGAASAGSMGN; via the coding sequence GTGCTCTGGGCGACCTGCGCGGGAGCCGTACTGAGCCTGGGGATCGAGGTGGCCCAGTTCGTGTTCGCCCGCGGGTACACGGACGTGGATGATCTCCTCCTCAACACCCTCGGTGCGACGCTCGGCGGGTGGGCCGCGGTTCGGTTGCGGCCCGAACTGCGGCGTTACGCCCTGGGAGTCTTCTGCGCGGGCAGCATCGTGGTCCTGGTGATGATGGCCGCAGGCGCGGCCTCCGCGGGGAGCATGGGGAACTGA
- a CDS encoding esterase/lipase family protein, producing MSRFRGALSTLAAVVLVVAGAPGAGAASSGSVIDPVFNDASCVPSPAHPNPVVYLHGTGSDSTGFAGTAGFLRERGFCVWTLHHGSDGTTLSGLTHATASALDADPGSSQRMLGASTLEQRQDSEFIAWLSGVPDTTPGVVYTTLYTPSDAVATPSSTSMLEAVGGADVANVDVEATCGRTFSHYDLPGDPGAAHLIHWGLTRGPGDVVATGEDCGA from the coding sequence GTGAGCAGATTCCGCGGCGCCCTCAGTACCCTGGCCGCCGTCGTCCTCGTCGTGGCCGGTGCGCCGGGCGCGGGCGCGGCGTCCTCCGGGTCAGTGATCGACCCGGTCTTCAACGACGCCTCCTGCGTCCCCTCCCCCGCCCACCCGAACCCGGTGGTCTACCTGCACGGCACCGGCAGCGACTCGACGGGCTTCGCCGGCACCGCCGGTTTCCTGCGTGAGCGCGGATTCTGCGTCTGGACCCTCCACCACGGCTCCGACGGGACCACCCTCTCGGGCCTGACGCACGCGACCGCCTCCGCGCTCGACGCCGACCCCGGTTCCTCGCAGCGGATGCTCGGCGCCTCCACCCTCGAGCAGCGCCAGGACTCCGAGTTCATCGCCTGGCTCTCCGGGGTTCCGGACACCACGCCCGGGGTCGTCTACACCACCCTGTACACGCCCTCGGACGCCGTCGCGACCCCCAGCAGCACCTCCATGCTCGAGGCCGTCGGCGGAGCGGACGTGGCGAACGTCGACGTCGAGGCAACCTGCGGGCGGACGTTCAGCCACTACGACCTGCCCGGTGACCCCGGGGCCGCGCACCTCATCCACTGGGGGTTGACCCGCGGGCCGGGGGATGTGGTCGCGACCGGGGAGGACTGCGGGGCCTGA
- a CDS encoding thiamine pyrophosphate-binding protein, which translates to MPERVAAVVAEHTRTVFGLMGNGNAWFIHALAERGVEIIPVRHEAAAVAAADAHHRTTRRLAVATTTYGPGFSNALTPLIDAALNRSPLLLVAGADDAVDQAALAGASGVQVFTAGPDAAGETRRALETALRESAPVVLFLPSGPEEPPADPAEVSRLLSDARRPLVLAGRGAVGARAEVVSLAEALGADVATTAPAKGFFRGARGVRDLGICGGFAFPEAAAEIRAADVVLVVGASLNPFTADHGRAFGPDACVVQIDRHSPTSPRVDAFLRGDASDVLPVLACRGVAERSAPLRTGHAPGEELAPDGRLDPRGLFGRLNEVLPQERVVVTDGGHFIAWPCMYLDVPGPDHLVLVGTAFESIGLGFGSAVGVVEAAGERLTVLVTGDGGGLMALADAESVIRRVHATGGRCVIVVVNDAAYGAEVHQYGARGVTQTPMLIPEVDFASLLGVFGARGTVVRTWRDLDEASEWLTAGGTGTWVLDCRVSRGVVAPFLSGK; encoded by the coding sequence GTGCCGGAACGTGTAGCGGCCGTTGTCGCCGAGCACACCCGCACCGTCTTCGGCCTCATGGGCAACGGCAACGCCTGGTTCATCCACGCGCTCGCCGAGCGCGGCGTGGAGATCATCCCGGTCCGCCACGAGGCCGCCGCCGTCGCCGCCGCGGACGCCCACCACCGGACGACGCGTCGCCTGGCCGTCGCGACGACCACCTACGGCCCGGGTTTCAGCAACGCGCTCACCCCGCTCATCGACGCCGCCCTCAACCGCTCCCCCCTCCTCCTCGTCGCGGGGGCGGACGACGCGGTCGACCAGGCGGCCCTGGCCGGGGCCAGCGGCGTGCAGGTGTTCACCGCGGGCCCGGACGCGGCCGGGGAGACCCGCCGCGCCCTGGAGACCGCCCTGCGGGAGTCGGCGCCGGTGGTGCTGTTCCTGCCTTCCGGCCCGGAGGAGCCGCCCGCCGACCCGGCCGAGGTCTCCCGCCTGCTTTCCGACGCCCGCCGTCCCCTCGTCCTCGCCGGCCGCGGTGCCGTGGGCGCGCGGGCGGAGGTCGTCTCCCTCGCGGAGGCCCTGGGGGCGGACGTGGCCACCACCGCCCCCGCCAAGGGCTTCTTCCGCGGCGCCCGGGGAGTGCGCGACCTGGGGATCTGCGGCGGTTTCGCGTTCCCGGAGGCCGCCGCGGAGATCCGTGCCGCGGACGTGGTGCTCGTCGTCGGGGCCTCGCTCAACCCCTTCACCGCCGACCACGGCCGGGCCTTCGGGCCGGACGCGTGCGTCGTCCAGATCGACCGCCACTCCCCCACCTCCCCGCGGGTGGACGCCTTCCTGCGCGGCGATGCGTCCGACGTGCTCCCGGTGTTGGCGTGCCGGGGCGTCGCGGAGCGGAGTGCGCCGCTGCGCACCGGCCACGCACCCGGCGAGGAGCTCGCCCCTGACGGGCGGTTGGACCCGCGGGGCCTGTTCGGCCGGCTCAACGAGGTGCTGCCGCAGGAGCGCGTGGTGGTCACCGACGGCGGCCACTTCATCGCGTGGCCGTGCATGTACCTCGACGTGCCGGGGCCGGACCACCTGGTGCTCGTGGGCACCGCATTCGAATCGATCGGCCTGGGTTTCGGCTCGGCGGTCGGCGTCGTCGAAGCCGCCGGCGAGAGACTGACCGTGCTGGTCACCGGCGACGGCGGCGGGCTCATGGCCCTCGCCGACGCCGAGTCCGTCATCCGCCGCGTCCACGCCACCGGCGGGCGGTGCGTGATCGTGGTGGTCAACGACGCCGCGTACGGCGCCGAGGTCCACCAGTACGGGGCCCGGGGCGTGACGCAGACGCCGATGCTCATCCCCGAGGTGGACTTCGCTTCCCTGTTGGGCGTGTTCGGCGCCCGCGGCACCGTGGTCCGCACGTGGCGGGACCTCGACGAGGCGTCCGAGTGGCTGACGGCGGGGGGAACGGGCACCTGGGTGCTCGACTGCCGGGTCTCCCGCGGGGTGGTCGCCCCGTTCCTGTCCGGAAAGTGA